A single window of Intrasporangium calvum DSM 43043 DNA harbors:
- the rfbB gene encoding dTDP-glucose 4,6-dehydratase produces MRVLVTGGAGFIGSNFVLRARESRPDWQVTVIDAMTYAANRASLEPVLSTGEVALVEGNVADADLVDALVADHDVVVHFAAESHNDNSLDSPWPFVESNVVGTFTLLEAIRRHGKRFHHISTDEVYGDLELDDPARFTEQTPVNPSSPYSATKAGADLLVRAWIRSFGIEATVSNCSNNYGPRQHVEKFIPRQITNILQGVRPKVYGSGLNVRDWIHVDDHNDAVIAILEQGRPGETYLIGADGERNNLEIVAMLLELMGEPADWFDHVDDRPGHDLRYAIDSTKLRRETDWQPRFGDLRAGLAQTIDWYRANESWWREAKVAAERTYERLGR; encoded by the coding sequence ATGCGTGTTCTCGTCACCGGCGGAGCCGGCTTCATCGGATCGAACTTCGTGCTGCGGGCCCGCGAGAGCCGCCCGGACTGGCAGGTGACGGTCATCGACGCGATGACGTACGCCGCCAACCGGGCCTCCCTCGAGCCGGTGCTCTCGACGGGCGAGGTGGCTCTCGTCGAGGGGAACGTCGCCGACGCCGACCTTGTCGACGCGCTCGTCGCGGACCACGATGTCGTCGTGCACTTCGCCGCCGAGTCGCACAACGACAACAGCCTCGACAGCCCGTGGCCGTTCGTCGAGTCCAATGTCGTCGGCACCTTCACCCTCCTCGAGGCGATCCGCCGCCACGGCAAGCGGTTCCACCACATCTCGACCGACGAGGTCTACGGCGACCTCGAGCTCGACGACCCGGCCCGCTTCACCGAGCAGACGCCGGTCAACCCGAGCTCCCCCTACTCGGCGACGAAGGCGGGAGCGGACCTGCTCGTCCGGGCGTGGATCCGGTCGTTCGGCATCGAGGCGACCGTCTCCAACTGCTCCAACAACTACGGCCCCCGCCAGCACGTCGAGAAGTTCATCCCGCGCCAGATCACGAACATCCTGCAGGGCGTCCGGCCCAAGGTCTACGGCTCCGGCCTCAACGTCCGCGACTGGATCCACGTCGACGACCACAACGATGCGGTCATCGCGATCCTCGAGCAGGGCCGGCCCGGTGAGACCTACCTCATCGGCGCCGACGGCGAGCGCAACAACCTCGAGATCGTCGCCATGCTCCTCGAGCTGATGGGTGAGCCGGCCGACTGGTTCGACCACGTCGACGACCGGCCCGGCCACGACCTGCGCTACGCGATCGACTCGACCAAGCTGCGCCGTGAGACCGACTGGCAGCCGCGCTTCGGCGACCTGCGCGCGGGTCTGGCCCAGACCATCGACTGGTACCGCGCCAACGAGTCGTGGTGGCGGGAGGCCAAGGTCGCGGCCGAGCGCACCTACGAGCGGCTCGGACGATGA
- a CDS encoding lipopolysaccharide biosynthesis protein has product MGTGGTEPGPGPDAVPPLDRGELQARALSGVRWTALHTVVAVGLGFGVNILLARVLGVVDYGRVAYLTTVITIAGVIAELGLGMAVVQFGTKAHAMGHTEVVRSVLSRSQGFRLLVIAPVVSLTVLLVVRVDPLLMALAIGFGIWLKAALSGTPAALTIENKTAQIAKNAMVVNLLTQVAVVVAALTSRDADTVWISRVTVGALGVVLALPYVSRAYRRAVLHPALPRGFPTGFWRYAVPAGVASILGNLIVSRTEVAFLTWSGNTAAAGLFALAFGLAVHVFSPAQALVGPLIPAISGLRAVDAASLGRALRRTMRASATLSALLVAGGLGPLALLLQPIYGAEFAGAAPVVVALGIGAAVATTGSPLLAFIQARLAGGAVLKLNLAAVVVNLVLIVALLPVLGLWGAVIANLAGVAVRNGLLLVTESRDAQVRLSAALGDVAPLLVGSVACLLVHAVARTAPTGLVTTAVLSAVAGAVLYVVGLRVLHLGLAAPDGAALEASVSARLRPSVRRVLGLLAHRRG; this is encoded by the coding sequence ATGGGGACGGGAGGCACCGAACCGGGGCCCGGCCCGGACGCCGTCCCCCCGCTCGATCGCGGTGAGCTGCAGGCTCGAGCCCTGAGCGGGGTCCGCTGGACCGCCCTCCACACGGTGGTCGCCGTGGGCCTCGGCTTCGGCGTCAACATCCTGCTGGCAAGGGTCCTGGGTGTCGTCGACTACGGACGCGTCGCCTACCTGACGACCGTCATCACGATCGCCGGAGTCATCGCGGAGCTGGGTCTCGGCATGGCCGTGGTCCAGTTCGGGACCAAGGCACACGCGATGGGCCACACCGAGGTCGTGCGGTCCGTCCTGTCGAGGTCGCAGGGGTTCCGGCTGCTCGTCATCGCCCCCGTCGTCAGCCTCACGGTGCTGCTCGTGGTCCGCGTGGACCCGCTCCTGATGGCGCTGGCCATCGGTTTCGGCATCTGGCTCAAGGCGGCGCTCAGCGGGACTCCCGCCGCCTTGACGATCGAGAACAAGACGGCCCAGATCGCCAAGAACGCAATGGTCGTCAACCTGCTGACGCAGGTGGCGGTCGTCGTCGCAGCGCTCACCTCGCGGGACGCCGACACGGTGTGGATCAGCCGGGTGACGGTGGGGGCGCTCGGCGTCGTCCTCGCTCTGCCCTATGTCTCTCGGGCCTACCGGCGCGCGGTGCTCCACCCGGCCCTACCCCGCGGCTTCCCCACCGGCTTCTGGAGGTACGCCGTCCCGGCCGGCGTGGCCTCGATCCTCGGCAACCTCATCGTCTCCCGCACCGAGGTGGCCTTCCTCACCTGGAGCGGCAACACGGCGGCGGCGGGCCTGTTCGCGCTGGCGTTCGGCCTCGCCGTCCATGTCTTCAGTCCGGCCCAGGCCCTCGTCGGGCCGCTGATCCCCGCCATCTCGGGGCTGCGAGCAGTGGACGCCGCGTCCCTCGGGCGCGCCCTCCGCCGGACGATGCGGGCGAGCGCGACGCTGTCGGCTCTCCTCGTGGCCGGCGGGCTGGGCCCCCTGGCCCTGCTCCTGCAGCCCATCTACGGGGCCGAGTTCGCAGGCGCGGCGCCTGTCGTCGTCGCTCTCGGGATCGGTGCCGCCGTGGCGACAACAGGGTCACCGCTCCTCGCCTTCATCCAGGCCCGCTTGGCGGGCGGGGCGGTCCTCAAGCTGAACCTCGCGGCGGTCGTGGTCAACCTCGTCCTCATCGTGGCCCTGCTCCCGGTGCTCGGGCTCTGGGGGGCGGTCATCGCCAACCTCGCCGGCGTCGCGGTGCGCAACGGCCTCCTGCTGGTCACGGAGAGCCGGGACGCGCAGGTGCGGCTGTCTGCGGCGCTCGGGGACGTGGCCCCGCTGCTCGTCGGCAGCGTCGCCTGCCTCCTCGTCCACGCGGTCGCGCGCACCGCCCCGACGGGGTTGGTCACCACCGCCGTGCTGAGCGCCGTGGCGGGCGCGGTCCTATATGTCGTCGGCCTGCGAGTGCTGCACCTGGGCCTGGCGGCACCCGACGGAGCCGCGCTCGAGGCCAGCGTCAGCGCCAGGCTTCGTCCGTCGGTGCGCCGGGTGCTGGGGCTGCTCGCTCACCGCCGCGGCTGA
- a CDS encoding glycosyltransferase family 2 protein, translating into MQPTDREGSDPGSLAVSVVVCVRNGAATLASQLEALAGQVDAPGFEVVLVDNGSTDGTVAVFEQWAAAGMGVVADARVVDASEQVGLCFARNRGAAAARAPVLAYCDADDVVGSTWVAAVHAASISGALAVGGRVLVLDAARRPTSQVLLDSLDSLGPDDGAERVFPYFWGCNFAMSAATLAAVGGFDEGLPPYGCDDVEIGIRLAVAGVTLAYEPRMEVFYDPPRGLRRRLTRTYRAGIAEACLWARHPGLYRQRPTAVALLLALPSTPIRAALGSRGGARRRVLAAAEATARDLGLVRGLRRWVAGGRLRPFHGSTVLLPRQGP; encoded by the coding sequence GTGCAACCCACTGACCGAGAGGGGTCGGACCCCGGCTCGCTCGCCGTGTCCGTCGTCGTCTGCGTGCGCAACGGCGCGGCCACTCTCGCGTCGCAGCTCGAGGCCCTGGCCGGGCAGGTGGACGCGCCGGGATTCGAGGTGGTCCTGGTCGACAACGGGTCGACCGACGGGACCGTGGCAGTCTTCGAGCAGTGGGCGGCCGCGGGCATGGGGGTGGTCGCGGACGCCCGCGTCGTCGATGCGTCCGAGCAGGTCGGCCTGTGCTTCGCCCGCAACCGGGGAGCGGCGGCGGCCCGAGCCCCGGTGCTGGCCTACTGCGATGCCGATGACGTGGTCGGCAGCACCTGGGTCGCGGCCGTTCACGCAGCGTCCATCTCCGGCGCGCTGGCGGTCGGGGGCCGGGTCCTCGTCCTGGACGCGGCGAGGAGGCCCACCTCGCAGGTGCTGCTCGACTCGCTCGACAGCCTCGGCCCCGACGACGGGGCTGAGAGGGTGTTCCCCTACTTCTGGGGCTGCAACTTCGCCATGAGCGCGGCGACCCTGGCCGCTGTCGGAGGCTTCGACGAGGGTTTGCCGCCCTACGGCTGCGACGACGTCGAGATCGGGATCCGGCTGGCCGTGGCTGGAGTCACCCTGGCCTACGAGCCGCGGATGGAGGTCTTCTACGACCCACCGCGAGGGCTCCGCCGGCGCCTGACCCGCACGTACCGCGCCGGGATCGCGGAGGCCTGCCTCTGGGCCCGCCATCCCGGGCTCTACCGCCAGCGACCCACTGCCGTCGCACTGCTCCTGGCGCTTCCCTCGACACCCATCCGGGCGGCGCTGGGGAGCCGGGGCGGCGCCAGGCGCCGGGTCCTCGCGGCCGCCGAGGCAACGGCGCGCGACCTGGGCCTGGTCCGGGGGCTGCGGCGGTGGGTGGCCGGCGGACGGCTCCGTCCCTTCCATGGCAGCACCGTCCTGCTGCCGCGCCAGGGACCCTGA
- a CDS encoding polysaccharide pyruvyl transferase family protein: MCGCRPDPGDAAVLAALRAAFDEALGAALDGRSRAVVLDAPDYRNAGDLLILRGALDSLGRLGVHIRLLQDRRLTSWETLRRLPSSVAVLLHGGGNLGGLYPVHDEYRGRVFETVPDSSRVVLLPQSVSFPDRPAELAARQRYGRFPQATYLIRDTRSLQRLGDAVPELGAGLRLAPDAAFGTTLARRGPPSHDLLVLQRSDKESTGLDLAEPAVGLDFRQTDWPSFGQAQPAFRAIRRLARLYGSADVLPSGPETAVNGRWARASRRLQEGLWAVPQRALLRRHTADHVRVIEETLSDGRVIVTDRLHAHIGAALLGIPSVALDNLDGKVSALIQDWTAPLSTTHRAGSAAEALTIARSLLPTI, from the coding sequence ATGTGCGGCTGTCGGCCGGATCCGGGGGATGCCGCCGTCCTGGCGGCCCTCCGGGCCGCCTTCGACGAAGCGCTCGGCGCCGCACTCGACGGCCGTTCCCGAGCGGTGGTCCTCGATGCCCCCGACTACCGGAACGCCGGTGACCTGCTCATCCTCCGAGGTGCCCTCGACTCCCTGGGCCGGCTCGGGGTCCACATCCGACTCCTCCAGGACCGGCGGCTGACCTCGTGGGAGACGCTGCGGCGCCTCCCGAGCAGCGTGGCCGTCCTCCTGCACGGCGGCGGCAATCTCGGCGGTCTCTACCCGGTGCACGACGAGTACCGTGGCCGGGTCTTCGAGACGGTTCCCGACTCTTCGCGGGTCGTGCTGCTCCCACAGTCCGTCAGCTTCCCGGACCGACCGGCCGAGCTCGCCGCCCGGCAGCGGTACGGCCGCTTCCCCCAGGCCACCTACCTCATCCGAGACACGCGATCCCTCCAACGCCTGGGCGACGCGGTCCCGGAGCTGGGTGCCGGCCTCCGCCTCGCACCCGACGCCGCCTTCGGTACCACCTTGGCCCGGCGCGGCCCGCCCTCGCACGACCTGCTGGTCCTCCAGCGCAGCGACAAGGAGTCGACCGGGCTCGACCTCGCCGAACCAGCCGTGGGACTCGACTTCCGGCAGACCGACTGGCCGTCGTTCGGCCAGGCACAACCGGCCTTCCGCGCCATCCGCCGGCTGGCTCGGCTCTACGGCTCTGCCGACGTCCTACCGTCGGGACCAGAAACCGCCGTGAACGGCCGCTGGGCCCGGGCCTCGCGCCGACTGCAGGAGGGGCTCTGGGCCGTCCCCCAGCGCGCACTGCTTCGCAGGCACACCGCCGACCACGTCCGGGTGATCGAGGAGACTCTCAGCGACGGGCGGGTCATCGTCACGGATCGGCTCCATGCCCACATCGGGGCCGCCCTGCTGGGCATCCCGTCCGTGGCGCTCGACAACCTCGACGGAAAGGTGAGCGCCCTGATCCAGGACTGGACGGCCCCCCTCTCGACGACCCACCGAGCCGGCTCGGCCGCCGAGGCCCTCACGATCGCGAGGTCCCTGCTGCCAACCATCTGA